The [Clostridium] celerecrescens 18A genomic sequence TTGCATTTTGAGATTTTGCAGATCCAGATTTTATTTTGATTCCAGTTGTCTACCCTGTGTTCTGTTTTCATGTGGAGCTCCTTTCCTTAAGCGAATATGAAATTGTAAATCTGACATTTCATGGTAGCTGGCATTAAAAAGGCGTAACTGGTGTGAACTCTCCATCGACAAACTGCACGAGTAGCAATGTAGAGTCGTTTCCGTTGCTCACTATCAAGTTGTAAGACCTCCATAATCGCCTGAACTGCGCTTTGTGCTCTATCGTGTGACTGATTGGCATATGACAGGTGCTCCTTGCGTATTTTCAAACCATCAAAATTTCCGTTGTAAAGTGTCTTCCCAGAATAGCAATAATCGTTGTAACTGCTGTTTTCTTCCTCGACTAAATCAATCAGTCTTTCAATGTCAATATTCATTTTCATAATTTCTACCGCCTTTATATTTGTTTTGTAATTGTTTTATTTATTTCCATTTGATACCATTGCTTGAATATTCCAATGTGTGCAATTCTCCACTTACGAGAAAAGTGATTTCGGAGAGATTTCTATCTATCTTGTAAATGCCGCCTGTTTTCGTTCTGTCGCACCAATTGCAGTATGGAATGCCATTGACTAATACTTTGTTAATTCTCTGTGTTTCTTCCATATCTAAGATATTTATAAGTTCCTGAATGTCAGTTAACTTTACATTCTCCTTCAGTTCAATAAATGTTGTAACTCTCTCGTGACCTTTGATTTTTTTCATGTTGTTCGTTCCTCCTTATGTGTCAATAATATCACTAAAAATAGTGAAAGTCAATACATAAATCACTAATAATAGAGAATTATTTTTTGTTGACATTCTACCTAGATTTGATATAGTGTAAATAGAATACTATATTGAGGTGATGCCAATGCTGGAATATAAGATAGATGTAATTCAAAAACTGAAAGAAGTCGGTATTAATACCACAAAAGCTAAAGAAAGTGGTGTTTTTGGTCAGGCCACAATGAAGAAATTTAAAGATAAAGATACAAGTATCTCACTCGACAACCTTAATCGTCTTTGTTGCATTCTGGAAATGCAACCAAGAGACATTATAAAATACGTAGAAACGGAAGAAGATAAAGAAAAAATAATCTCTAAAATCAGGGATAAATAAGTTGACTATTCACTAATATATGTGATAAAATAAGGTATCGAACGAAAGGAGATACCGGAATGCAGATAGAGTACAGTAGGCCGGCCGTAAAGTACATTAATTCACAAGATAAGCCGACAAAGAAACGATTAAAAGAAGCTATTGAAAAAATACCCCAGGGCGATATAAAGAAACTCAAAGGATTAGAAAATGAATATCGCTTAAGGGTTGGTGATTTAAGGGTTTTGTTTACCATTGAAGGAAACATGATAATTATCTATGATATCTTACCCAGAGGGCAGGCATATAAGAGAATATAGGAGGTGCCAGAATGAGCAGAGAAGCATTAAAGAATCTCATTGAATTAGTACCGGAACAGGATATAGAAACCCTTTTCCGTGTGATTGTAAAATTTGTTCCTGGGGATATAGCAGATCAGGACGAGATAGAAGCAATAGTTGCGGCGAAAAGAGATATTGAAGAAAATGGGACAGTTTCACATAAAGACATTAACTGGGATTGATTTAAGGGCCGGCGGTTGCTGGCTCTTTTTTGTGTTCCATGTACGGAGATAAAGAAAAGCCCTGCATTATCTGCAGGGCTGGACCTCTCCGGCAACCGATTGGGGCAGCCTGCCGGTGGCTGTTATAATACAAATAGCACAAAGAAAAATTCCTGTCAAGGGTTGATTTCAAAATTCTTTTGTGCTAATCTGAAAAAGCCGAGGGGGCTCTACAAGAAATACTCAAGGGCATATCTTCCGGACATTGAGAATTTATCATGATGATTTTATCAGGCAGGCCAAAGAGTTGAAAACACTTTGAAGCCTGCTTTTTGTATGCGAAAATCCGTATATTTTGGCCCAATATATTATAAAATACATATAGACATAAATGTTTATTTATTATATACTCTTAGGCTTTCTGTATCCCCTGAGGTATGTAACTGTATGGGATATATATAGATAAAATAAAGGTTATTGACAGATATTTTATATTGTGGTATTATCTGGAAAACGATATAAATAAAGCGTGCATGTGCTAGCCTGGTTGGCCTTGACCATATGCAATGTCCCCGTAATAGGCGGGAAAGAACCAATGACTTTGAGTCCTTGTGTTGTACGGTATTCACTCCGTATGGCGCGAGGACTTTTTTATTTGGTCCATAAATCGATTTAAAAAGTGCAGGCAAGAAAACCTCCACGGAACATAGCGGAAACGCTTTAAAGGGTATTAACGAACGTAAAAACGGCATTTAATTCCATGGGTTATAGAACAAATATAACTTTGTTAAAGAAATTAGGATTGCGAAGTGATCAGATGCAGGGAATTAGTGATAAATGCAACCGGGATAGTTGCAGGCTCTGTAAGGATGAAAAATGTACGGATCAGGAGCAGCGGAACGAATGTCTAGATCTGTTGAGCCAAATCATACCAAGTCCAGGTGATCTGGTAGCATTTGCCCTGTCAGATTAGGATTCCAAAGTTATGTTATATTAGCTTCTGGGGCTTCAAGAGTATTTACCCAGGCATTAAATATATAAAGCTCTTATATGTGTCTGTATGATGATTATATGATACCTGTATAAGAGACAGAAAGGAGATATGTAAGTTATGGCTAAGACAGATGATTATACAGTAGATGGCTTTGATATAGAGCTTAATACAGATGATAGAGATACAGATGATAGAGATTATATTAATAATATTACAGCTATCATTATGGAGATATCTAATGAGTTTATAAAGAGACATAGTAATATTAATCTATGTTCTTCTCAGGGATTATCTGAGTTATTAAAAGATATAGGACGTAAGTATAAAGCAGATATTAATAATATAAAAGAATTAGATATACTATGGGATATCTATACAGTTATCTGTTGTACTTGCAGGATTAAGCCTACATTACTTAGATTCGGTATGATGATAAGTGTAAACAAAGATACGTTTAATAGCTGGTTAAAAGGGGAATATGATGGTCGGGTCGCTTCTGGTCACTCCGTAACGGCACAAAAATGGAAATCAGAATGCGAATCAAGCTTGTATGATGAGGTAATCCAGACCGGCAACATCGGCTGCATGTTCGCCCTAAAAGCCAACTATGGGTACCGTGATAACGTCCAGATCATAGCTTACGATGACAAGGCAGGGAAGCCTGAATATAGCCGGGCAGAGATAGAAGAGCGTGCCAAGACGGTGAACCTGCTGCCTGAATCAACTGACGAACTACCAGATTAACACTTCAAATATTCTGACAACATCTAAAACCTTCCACACAAAAGATAAAATTCAATAGCATCCATGCAATGTGCACAGTGTTTCTAGGCGATTTTGTGCAGTATTCATGCCCAACAATACGTTAAACAGTTATTTAACGAATAGTTGAAAGGGCAATAGCAAAGAAAAAGACCTAACTTGTGCAATGTGCTTTAAAACATGAAAATAATTTGTGCAATAATACAAGTGATATGGACAAGCAGAGATTTGCAAGAGATAAGAGGGGCCGGAGGGGGTCTATGGAGAAGCAGTTTAGGGGCCAGTTAGCCGTCCAAGTTCCGATAAAAAACAAAAAGGCTTTCACCCACTTAAAGCAAAGTGTTTCGGAGATTTGAGAAAAGGAAATATATTCGCCTGATTCTCAAAAATTTTAAAAAATATAAAAAGGCTTTTCCAGGAGGATATATAAATGTTCAATTGTAAATTACTGTTTGCCAAAAGATATAGAGGAACTTTCATGTTTGCCTTTGTAAATTTCAAGACCCAGGAATGCTATGAATGGTTTTTTCAATTCTCGTTAAAGGATCCATGGTGGATTCCTAAATATGATTCGTATTACCTGAATGATGGTAAGTGGCCGTTAGCCGGCTGGTTGTTTTTCTATTTTGGCAGACACACTAGAGGGGCAGTAATCCCATGTGAGCAAAGTGAAATCAGTGAGGGCAAAAAGCCATTGGTTGATAAAGCCGGGAATCTGTATGTGATTTATAACCTGCCTGAAGAAGAACTGGCCAGGAAATTCCGGCGGACAATTCTCCGATATAACTGTGAAGTTGGGATTGAGAAAGATGGCGATAACGTGACAATAATTAATACAGTCCGGTCCAAAAGATGGATTTCAATTTTTCTCAAAAAATAAAAAGGCGTTATTTGCTGTGAAGAAAAAGTTATATATGGCGGTTGAAACAGATAAATATGAGTTGCCGCTTTATGTGGCTGATACATCAAGGGAACTGGCCGACTGGTCCGGCTTCAGCATTAACTACGTGCTAAGTGCTATATCGCATGATTATGCTGGAAAGAAATCCGGAATGAAGTTTCTGCGGATTGAATTTGATCAGGAAGAATGATGCTTGGCTTTAAATAGCAATTTAACAAAGTATAACTTAGGGTATCACGCACGCAAAGTAATTGATGTTAGCACAATATTAAATAATGTTGCTGATTTAATGGAGGCTGGTTATTATGGTGGCGATCTGGTGTTA encodes the following:
- a CDS encoding helix-turn-helix domain-containing protein; translation: MLEYKIDVIQKLKEVGINTTKAKESGVFGQATMKKFKDKDTSISLDNLNRLCCILEMQPRDIIKYVETEEDKEKIISKIRDK
- a CDS encoding type II toxin-antitoxin system RelE family toxin, whose translation is MQIEYSRPAVKYINSQDKPTKKRLKEAIEKIPQGDIKKLKGLENEYRLRVGDLRVLFTIEGNMIIIYDILPRGQAYKRI